The proteins below are encoded in one region of Nitrosomonas ureae:
- a CDS encoding methane monooxygenase/ammonia monooxygenase subunit B, with amino-acid sequence MNIKSIFKLGVLGLYGAAIGAASLALTLTVDVNTAAAHGERSQEPFLRMRSIQWYDLKWQPKVTKVNDIATMTGKFHLAEDWPRAVGKPDRAFFNVGSPSPVFVRLSTKLNGEPTFISGPLIIGRDYEFEVKLKARIPGRHHMHAMVNVKDAGPIAGPAAWMNISGSWDDFTNPVTTLTGKTIDLETFNFSNGIFWHVLWTGLGVFWIGYFVAKPMFLPRSRVLLAYGDELLTSPTDRKFGMAIAILTCALVWGGYRYTESVHPYTIPIQAGESKVEPMPIAPNPVAIKVTHANYDVPGRALRVTMEITNNGDSAVNIGEFTTAGVRFVNPLGQKHLDPDYPKELVATGLTMDDDRGIEPGETREVKMEAKDALWEVQRLMALLGDPESRFGGLLMTWDDDGNRYINSIAGAVIPVFTKL; translated from the coding sequence ATGAATATAAAAAGCATTTTTAAACTGGGCGTATTAGGCCTGTATGGAGCGGCGATAGGGGCGGCCTCACTGGCGCTGACGCTGACGGTAGATGTTAATACAGCGGCGGCACACGGTGAACGTTCACAAGAACCGTTTCTGCGTATGCGTAGTATTCAATGGTATGACCTGAAATGGCAACCTAAAGTCACCAAAGTAAATGACATTGCAACCATGACAGGGAAATTTCACCTGGCAGAAGATTGGCCACGTGCGGTAGGTAAGCCTGATCGTGCATTCTTTAACGTAGGTAGCCCAAGTCCGGTGTTTGTACGTTTGAGCACCAAGCTGAATGGCGAACCGACATTCATATCAGGGCCATTGATCATTGGTCGTGACTATGAGTTTGAAGTTAAACTGAAAGCGCGTATTCCAGGCCGTCATCACATGCATGCAATGGTGAACGTAAAAGATGCGGGCCCTATTGCAGGACCAGCGGCGTGGATGAACATTTCAGGTAGCTGGGATGACTTTACCAACCCTGTAACCACATTGACAGGAAAAACGATTGATCTGGAGACGTTTAACTTCAGCAATGGTATATTCTGGCACGTTTTATGGACAGGCTTAGGGGTATTCTGGATTGGTTATTTTGTAGCGAAACCGATGTTTTTGCCGCGCAGTCGTGTATTGCTGGCGTATGGTGACGAACTACTGACATCACCGACAGACAGGAAATTTGGTATGGCGATAGCGATACTGACCTGCGCGCTGGTATGGGGAGGCTATCGTTATACTGAAAGCGTACACCCTTATACCATACCGATCCAAGCGGGTGAATCCAAGGTAGAACCAATGCCGATTGCACCGAATCCGGTAGCGATCAAGGTAACGCATGCTAACTATGACGTTCCTGGACGTGCATTACGCGTGACGATGGAAATCACCAACAACGGAGACTCAGCGGTTAACATCGGAGAGTTTACGACGGCGGGTGTTCGTTTTGTAAATCCATTGGGTCAGAAACATCTGGATCCTGATTATCCAAAAGAACTGGTAGCTACTGGTTTGACAATGGATGACGACAGAGGGATTGAACCTGGAGAAACCCGTGAAGTTAAGATGGAAGCCAAAGACGCGTTGTGGGAAGTACAACGTTTGATGGCTCTGTTGGGTGATCCGGAAAGTCGCTTTGGTGGTTTGCTGATGACATGGGATGATGACGGCAATCGTTATATTAACAGTATTGCTGGTGCGGTAATTCCAGTCTTTACCAAGTTATAA
- a CDS encoding methane monooxygenase/ammonia monooxygenase subunit A — protein sequence MSRTDEIIAAAKMPPEAVKMSRYIDAVYFPILCILLVGTYHMHFMLLAGDWDFWLDWKDRQWWPVVTPIVGVMYCAALMYYLWVNYRLPFGATLCIVCLLVGEWLTRYWGFYWWSHYPINFVLPSTMIPGALMLDTILLLTGNWLVTALLGGGFWGLFFYPGNWPIFGPTHLPLVVEGVLLSVADYTGFLYVRTGTPEYVRLIEQGSLRTFGGHTTVIAAFFSAFVSMLMFCVWWYFGKLYCTAFYYVKGERGRISMKHDVTAFGEKGFAQGIK from the coding sequence GTGAGTAGAACAGACGAAATTATAGCGGCAGCGAAGATGCCGCCGGAAGCGGTCAAGATGTCCAGATATATAGATGCGGTTTATTTTCCAATTCTCTGTATTCTTCTGGTAGGAACGTATCACATGCACTTCATGCTACTGGCAGGGGACTGGGATTTCTGGCTTGACTGGAAAGATCGTCAATGGTGGCCTGTAGTAACACCGATTGTAGGTGTCATGTACTGTGCGGCGCTGATGTATTACCTGTGGGTAAACTATCGCCTGCCATTTGGCGCGACACTTTGTATTGTATGCCTGTTAGTAGGTGAATGGCTGACCCGTTACTGGGGTTTTTACTGGTGGTCGCATTATCCGATCAATTTTGTACTGCCATCGACCATGATTCCTGGTGCACTGATGCTGGATACGATTTTATTATTGACGGGTAACTGGCTGGTAACCGCACTGTTAGGCGGTGGATTCTGGGGTTTATTTTTCTATCCGGGCAACTGGCCTATTTTTGGTCCAACCCACTTGCCGCTGGTTGTAGAAGGTGTATTACTGTCAGTAGCCGACTACACAGGTTTTCTGTATGTACGTACAGGTACACCGGAATATGTTCGCCTGATTGAGCAAGGATCGCTGCGTACCTTTGGTGGTCACACCACGGTGATTGCTGCGTTTTTCTCAGCCTTTGTATCTATGCTGATGTTCTGCGTATGGTGGTACTTTGGCAAACTATACTGTACCGCTTTCTACTATGTTAAAGGAGAAAGAGGACGTATATCGATGAAGCACGACGTAACGGCATTTGGTGAAAAAGGCTTTGCACAGGGGATTAAATAA
- a CDS encoding methane monooxygenase/ammonia monooxygenase subunit C: protein MATTYGTTSGAASANYDMSLWYDSKYYKIGMLTMLLVAIFWIWYQRTFAYSHGMDSMEPEFDKVWMGLWRVHMTLMPLFALVTWGWILKTRDTKEQLDNLDTKLEIKRYFYWMMWLGVYLFGVYWGGSFFTEQDASWHQVIIRDTSFTPSHVVVFYGSFPMYIVCGVAAYLYAMTRLPLYSRGTSFPLVMAIAGPLMILPNVGLNEWGHAFWFMEELFSAPLHWGFVILGWAGLFSGGIAAQIITRYSNLTDVTWNNASREILNNRIVP, encoded by the coding sequence ATGGCAACAACCTATGGCACAACTAGCGGCGCTGCGAGCGCCAACTATGACATGTCGCTGTGGTACGACTCGAAATATTACAAGATAGGCATGTTAACGATGCTTTTGGTAGCGATATTTTGGATCTGGTACCAAAGGACATTTGCGTATTCACATGGCATGGACTCGATGGAGCCGGAATTTGACAAGGTATGGATGGGACTGTGGCGCGTCCACATGACACTGATGCCATTGTTTGCGTTGGTAACCTGGGGCTGGATACTGAAGACCCGCGATACCAAGGAACAACTGGACAATCTGGACACCAAGCTTGAAATCAAACGTTATTTTTACTGGATGATGTGGCTGGGTGTATATTTGTTTGGTGTTTACTGGGGCGGCAGCTTTTTTACCGAACAAGACGCCAGCTGGCACCAGGTGATTATACGAGACACGAGCTTTACACCGAGTCACGTAGTGGTGTTTTATGGCTCATTCCCGATGTACATTGTATGCGGAGTAGCGGCATACCTGTACGCGATGACACGTCTGCCATTGTATAGCCGCGGTACATCTTTCCCGTTGGTAATGGCGATTGCAGGCCCATTGATGATTCTGCCGAACGTAGGGTTGAACGAATGGGGACATGCATTCTGGTTCATGGAAGAGCTGTTTAGCGCGCCGTTGCACTGGGGCTTTGTGATTCTGGGCTGGGCGGGATTATTCTCAGGTGGTATAGCGGCACAGATTATCACCCGTTACTCTAACCTGACCGATGTAACCTGGAACAACGCAAGCAGAGAAATTCTGAACAATCGTATCGTTCCTTAA
- the nhaC gene encoding Na+/H+ antiporter NhaC: MTEQDVSIDELSIACRLPSFFHAVFCFSGVLLLISLGLFVWQASLHTLIFLALIWVSIQTRGLGYSFVAIRRMMDAGITKALPAIYIFLLIGMVIASFMQSGTIASLLYYGLDWLNPSIFLVVGFVLCGLMSIATGTSWGTVGTVGIVLIGIGDAMSIPLPLVAGAIVSGATFGDKLSPISDTTNLAAMSAGTSLYRHIGSMLYTSMPTFIIVLIIFTIWGMQYDRNALPENYINEIRDALADAYQLDLWVTLLPLLLMLGLSIQRYAAEVSMSCSILLAMLIAVVYQGRDGVDVINALWINLPETTGIESIDTLLGRGGIYSMAWTLLLSILALALGGIMHHAGFLRVLLLQIISRIQRISTLIFTTIAAGFLGNIAMGEAYISIILNCQLFKGAYQEKELDPAILSRSVEEGSTLTTGLIPWTTAGTFYAATLGVPTLDYAGYALLNLLNPLVSIVMAILGIGLLQKMR, translated from the coding sequence ATGACTGAACAAGATGTGTCGATAGATGAGTTATCAATTGCCTGTCGGTTGCCGTCATTTTTCCATGCAGTATTTTGCTTTTCTGGTGTATTGCTGCTGATTTCACTGGGGTTGTTTGTTTGGCAAGCCAGTTTGCACACGCTCATTTTTCTGGCATTAATCTGGGTCAGCATACAAACACGCGGACTGGGCTATTCGTTTGTCGCTATCCGTCGTATGATGGATGCGGGCATTACCAAAGCGTTACCGGCAATTTATATTTTTCTGTTGATCGGCATGGTGATTGCCAGTTTTATGCAAAGCGGCACCATTGCCAGTTTGTTATATTACGGACTGGATTGGCTCAATCCCAGCATATTCCTGGTAGTAGGGTTTGTTTTATGTGGCTTAATGTCGATTGCTACCGGCACCTCATGGGGGACTGTCGGGACCGTTGGCATAGTACTGATTGGTATCGGCGATGCAATGAGTATCCCATTGCCCTTGGTGGCGGGGGCAATCGTTTCTGGCGCGACCTTTGGTGATAAATTGTCACCCATTTCCGATACCACTAATCTTGCTGCCATGAGTGCGGGCACCAGTCTTTATCGCCATATCGGTTCGATGCTTTATACCTCTATGCCAACGTTTATCATCGTTTTGATCATTTTTACTATATGGGGAATGCAATATGACAGAAATGCATTGCCCGAAAACTATATTAATGAAATTCGTGACGCCTTGGCAGACGCTTATCAGTTGGATTTGTGGGTGACATTATTGCCTTTGTTGCTGATGCTTGGATTGAGTATTCAGCGTTATGCTGCAGAAGTTAGTATGTCGTGCAGTATTCTACTGGCGATGTTGATCGCTGTGGTGTATCAGGGCCGGGATGGCGTCGATGTGATCAATGCGCTATGGATAAATTTGCCGGAAACCACCGGTATTGAAAGCATCGATACTTTGCTTGGGCGCGGTGGTATATACAGTATGGCTTGGACGTTATTATTGTCCATTCTGGCACTTGCGCTGGGTGGCATCATGCATCATGCTGGTTTTCTGCGAGTGTTATTGCTGCAAATCATTTCGCGTATTCAGCGTATTAGTACATTAATTTTCACCACAATCGCAGCGGGATTTCTCGGTAATATAGCGATGGGTGAAGCATATATATCGATAATTCTTAATTGTCAGCTATTTAAAGGGGCATATCAGGAGAAAGAATTAGATCCGGCCATATTATCTCGTTCGGTGGAAGAAGGTTCTACTTTGACGACCGGATTAATCCCTTGGACTACGGCAGGTACTTTTTATGCTGCCACATTGGGAGTTCCGACTTTGGATTACGCGGGGTATGCTTTGTTAAATTTGCTGAACCCTCTGGTTTCCATTGTTATGGCGATCTTGGGGATTGGACTGCTACAGAAAATGCGGTAG
- the msrB gene encoding peptide-methionine (R)-S-oxide reductase MsrB, which produces MANPYENFKKDPELLKDDLTALQYQVTQYADTEPPFQNEFWNHMTEGIYVDIVSGEPLFASIHKFDSGTGWPSFYQPISEQYIQFKTDYELWTPRTEVRSRYADSHLGHVFEDGPAPTGRRYCINSAALKFIKKEDLQAKGYGDWVALFENETSK; this is translated from the coding sequence ATGGCTAATCCGTATGAAAATTTTAAAAAAGATCCCGAATTACTGAAGGATGACTTAACGGCACTTCAATATCAAGTTACGCAATACGCTGATACCGAGCCGCCATTTCAGAATGAATTCTGGAATCACATGACCGAAGGTATCTATGTGGATATTGTATCGGGTGAACCGTTGTTTGCGTCGATTCATAAATTTGACTCAGGCACTGGTTGGCCGAGTTTTTATCAACCGATAAGTGAACAGTATATCCAATTCAAAACCGATTATGAGCTCTGGACGCCACGCACCGAAGTTCGTTCCCGATATGCAGATAGTCATTTGGGTCATGTTTTTGAGGATGGTCCAGCGCCTACTGGCCGACGATATTGTATTAATTCCGCAGCGCTTAAATTCATTAAAAAGGAAGACTTGCAAGCGAAGGGGTATGGTGACTGGGTGGCATTGTTCGAAAATGAAACATCGAAATAG
- a CDS encoding class I SAM-dependent RNA methyltransferase: protein MMKFIGTVTHLSQKGLGVVKNAQNNMSYFVYGTWPGDNGEFAIIDKPLGNKKFAYAKLLHLLKPSIHRQIPICPHLSQEENACTGCPWMIADYTSQLEQKRNRFIYAMKRVGFDTTQLTINPVHPAPQSYGYRNRCQLKTDGVQLGFVSENSYQIVPLKDCIVLNDACRNLLKTAIQQLPNANWQIDNGQNWNFIELDDDMQANEILINQKRPFKQGNAAQNAWMQSWLKEKLASNSCSDKVVELFCGSGNLTQIIAESNCTSIIALESDDSAIQQLKTRNFDKVIPQKYDLFDPLVWKKLQQKINDAKILVLDPPRAGLKKHNGFFNGFRTLSTIIYFSCNPETFARDAWFFYQNGFLITEIQLIDLFPHTHHVEVLAVFNRPERSNI from the coding sequence ATGATGAAATTTATCGGCACAGTTACCCACTTATCGCAAAAAGGCCTCGGTGTTGTCAAAAATGCCCAGAATAACATGTCCTACTTTGTTTATGGCACCTGGCCGGGCGATAACGGCGAATTTGCAATCATCGACAAACCTCTCGGTAATAAGAAATTCGCCTACGCCAAACTGCTACATTTATTGAAACCCTCAATACATAGACAAATTCCCATTTGCCCGCACCTGAGTCAGGAAGAAAATGCCTGCACCGGTTGTCCTTGGATGATTGCCGATTATACAAGCCAACTTGAGCAAAAAAGAAATCGCTTTATTTATGCGATGAAAAGAGTCGGATTTGATACTACGCAGCTTACTATCAATCCTGTTCACCCTGCGCCACAATCTTATGGTTATCGCAATCGCTGTCAATTAAAAACCGATGGCGTGCAACTGGGCTTTGTATCTGAAAACTCATATCAAATTGTACCGCTCAAAGATTGCATCGTACTCAATGATGCCTGCAGAAACTTATTAAAAACAGCCATTCAGCAATTACCCAATGCGAACTGGCAAATTGATAATGGTCAGAATTGGAATTTCATCGAACTGGATGATGATATGCAGGCTAATGAAATTCTCATTAATCAGAAACGCCCTTTCAAACAAGGTAATGCCGCGCAGAATGCATGGATGCAATCCTGGTTAAAAGAAAAACTGGCCAGCAACTCCTGTTCTGACAAAGTGGTAGAATTATTCTGTGGCTCAGGTAATCTCACTCAAATCATAGCCGAATCAAATTGCACCTCGATAATTGCATTGGAATCTGACGATAGTGCAATTCAACAACTTAAAACAAGAAATTTCGATAAAGTCATACCTCAAAAATACGATCTGTTTGATCCATTAGTCTGGAAGAAGCTGCAGCAGAAAATCAATGATGCAAAAATACTGGTACTCGATCCACCACGCGCGGGATTAAAAAAACACAACGGATTCTTTAATGGATTCAGAACCCTAAGTACGATTATCTATTTCTCGTGCAACCCAGAAACTTTTGCGCGCGATGCTTGGTTTTTTTATCAGAACGGATTTTTGATTACTGAAATTCAATTGATTGATTTGTTTCCCCACACCCATCACGTTGAAGTATTGGCTGTATTTAATCGTCCTGAACGATCCAATATTTGA
- a CDS encoding M10 family metallopeptidase translates to MPSPFTSSEITHVDSANDTIDSLLSISRWASTTISYSFPISNNPLFWSSLSGGYGFQFGDGEPWNSAFVPLTAADQTNFVSALQQWANVANLNFVQVAETASEVGDIRAAYTEDPEESILAWTYLPSPSTLAGDIWINTKGLLRFQDWNPGSISFETILHELGHALGLEHPFADPNDPSKVALPRDLDNTRHTIMSYTYSNLEGDEGTEFSFHPTTPMVLDISAIQFLYGSNNFYHTTNDTYTFDDSSTYHETIWDAGGSSDTIRYAGAIPSLIDLNPASASRIGQSVYVQSNGVNIGSPIHNIWIADNVTIENAIGGQGNDIFIGNSASNSLDGEGGTDTVVIGFPRHQFTFGKSSGHYFIAANTNPANQDILLNIERVEFDDTGLALDLDGHAGEVAKLLGAVFGASSVANQEYASIGLTKADEGLSYEQLGAFAINATNLTHHDEIVTLLWLNLFGTIPTQSDKSPYINMLDNGEISVGSLAILAADSEVNEQNIHLTELMQTGLAYI, encoded by the coding sequence ATGCCATCGCCTTTTACTTCCAGTGAGATTACTCACGTTGATTCAGCCAATGATACGATTGACTCACTATTGAGTATTTCTCGTTGGGCCAGTACAACGATTTCATATAGTTTTCCAATTAGTAATAATCCATTATTTTGGTCGTCGCTTTCGGGAGGATATGGTTTTCAATTTGGTGATGGTGAGCCATGGAATAGTGCTTTTGTCCCGCTTACCGCAGCAGATCAAACCAATTTTGTGAGCGCGTTACAGCAATGGGCCAATGTTGCTAATTTGAATTTCGTGCAGGTGGCGGAAACAGCCAGTGAAGTGGGGGATATACGTGCAGCCTATACGGAAGATCCAGAAGAATCAATCCTTGCTTGGACTTATCTTCCGAGTCCCAGCACTCTGGCAGGTGATATTTGGATTAACACGAAAGGCCTTCTTCGTTTTCAGGATTGGAATCCAGGTAGTATTTCTTTTGAAACTATCTTACATGAGCTTGGCCATGCATTGGGTCTCGAGCATCCATTTGCGGATCCCAACGACCCATCAAAAGTCGCATTGCCGAGAGATCTGGATAACACCCGGCATACCATCATGAGCTATACCTACTCAAACTTGGAGGGTGATGAAGGTACAGAATTTTCCTTTCATCCCACTACGCCGATGGTGCTTGATATTTCTGCCATACAATTTCTGTACGGTTCTAATAATTTTTATCATACCACCAATGATACTTACACTTTCGATGATTCAAGCACCTATCACGAAACCATCTGGGATGCAGGCGGTTCCTCCGATACCATTCGGTATGCAGGTGCAATCCCGAGTTTGATCGATTTGAATCCGGCTAGTGCATCACGGATAGGCCAGTCGGTATATGTGCAATCCAATGGCGTAAATATCGGTTCACCAATTCATAATATATGGATTGCTGATAATGTGACGATTGAGAATGCTATTGGTGGTCAAGGCAATGATATATTCATAGGTAACAGTGCCAGCAATAGCCTGGATGGAGAAGGGGGGACAGATACTGTGGTGATCGGATTCCCGCGTCATCAATTTACGTTCGGTAAATCCTCCGGCCATTACTTTATCGCAGCTAATACCAATCCCGCTAATCAAGACATATTATTGAATATTGAGCGCGTAGAATTTGACGACACTGGACTGGCACTTGATCTGGATGGTCATGCAGGGGAGGTTGCAAAGCTGCTTGGTGCAGTATTTGGCGCTTCAAGCGTTGCGAATCAGGAATACGCCAGTATCGGCCTGACCAAAGCTGATGAAGGTTTGAGCTACGAACAGTTGGGCGCATTTGCTATCAATGCTACAAACCTTACTCATCACGATGAAATTGTAACTTTGTTATGGTTAAATCTTTTCGGAACCATTCCAACGCAAAGCGATAAGTCGCCCTACATCAATATGCTCGATAATGGCGAGATATCAGTCGGTTCTTTAGCCATATTGGCCGCAGACAGCGAAGTAAATGAACAAAACATTCATTTAACTGAACTCATGCAAACAGGTCTTGCGTATATTTAA
- a CDS encoding cupin domain-containing protein produces MGGITPKDFLRDYWQKRPLLIRNALPGFNGLLTRDELIKHACTEDAQSRLVIHKKGKWHLQHGPLNEYDFTKLPKKQWTLLVQEVNHFLPSARDLLKKFCFIPHARLDDLMVSYAPKGGGIGPHFDSYDVFLLQGMGSRRWQISSQQDDEFVADAPLRILKNFLPEQEWVLNAGDMLYLPPKYAHNGIAEADCMTYSIGFRAPSYHELMMQFLIYLQDDLAVEGRYSDPDLRLQVYPSEINVAMLSQVDSILKKIKWTRTDIQNFLGIYLSEPKPHVFFEQPTKPLGSDLFLRQIMRNGVQLNLKSRMLSGVNKLFINGEIFEVGDDAYHVLIKLANDQEILPPLYMNEETEEVLYQWYVNGYVEVIKD; encoded by the coding sequence TTGGGAGGAATTACCCCCAAAGATTTCCTAAGAGATTACTGGCAGAAACGTCCGTTGCTGATCAGAAATGCATTACCTGGGTTTAACGGTTTGTTAACGCGCGATGAACTGATAAAGCATGCATGTACTGAAGATGCGCAATCTCGTCTAGTTATCCATAAAAAGGGAAAATGGCATCTGCAGCATGGTCCCTTAAACGAGTATGATTTTACCAAGCTCCCTAAAAAACAATGGACTTTACTGGTACAGGAAGTAAATCATTTTCTCCCTTCCGCTCGTGATTTGTTGAAAAAATTTTGCTTTATTCCTCATGCTCGCCTGGATGATTTGATGGTGAGCTACGCGCCTAAAGGCGGTGGAATCGGGCCGCATTTTGATTCTTACGATGTGTTTCTGTTGCAGGGTATGGGATCCAGGCGCTGGCAAATATCCTCTCAACAGGATGATGAATTTGTAGCCGATGCTCCGCTTAGGATATTGAAAAATTTTTTGCCGGAACAAGAATGGGTGCTTAATGCCGGAGATATGCTTTATTTGCCCCCCAAATATGCTCATAACGGTATCGCTGAAGCTGATTGTATGACCTATTCCATCGGGTTTCGCGCACCCAGTTATCATGAGTTAATGATGCAATTTCTGATTTATTTACAAGATGATTTAGCTGTGGAGGGCAGGTATTCGGATCCTGATTTGCGATTGCAAGTTTATCCATCAGAAATCAACGTGGCAATGCTTTCTCAGGTAGATTCAATTCTGAAAAAGATTAAATGGACTCGTACCGATATTCAAAACTTTCTGGGTATTTATCTTTCAGAACCGAAACCTCATGTTTTTTTTGAACAGCCGACGAAGCCCTTGGGTTCGGATTTATTTCTACGGCAAATTATGAGAAATGGCGTCCAACTTAACTTAAAAAGTAGAATGTTAAGTGGAGTCAATAAGTTATTTATAAATGGTGAAATTTTTGAAGTTGGCGATGATGCATATCATGTGTTGATTAAGCTGGCGAATGATCAAGAAATATTGCCACCCCTATATATGAATGAAGAAACTGAAGAAGTGCTTTATCAGTGGTATGTCAATGGATATGTGGAGGTGATTAAAGATTAA
- the msrA gene encoding peptide-methionine (S)-S-oxide reductase MsrA produces MTNENLDTAIFAGGCFWCTESDFDKMSGVVSTISGYIGGTVANPTYELVVAGKTGHVEAVMVYFDKTKTNYSKLLNAYWFTIDPLTPGRQFCDTGAQYRSAIFYRDSEQKEQAETSKKMLDQSGRFTKPVVTEILPATEFYRAEEYHQDYYQKNPLRYKYYRNNCGRDKRLEELWGMRH; encoded by the coding sequence TTGACAAATGAGAATTTAGACACTGCAATTTTTGCCGGTGGCTGTTTTTGGTGTACAGAGTCTGATTTTGACAAGATGTCGGGCGTGGTATCGACGATATCCGGCTATATTGGCGGTACAGTTGCAAATCCAACCTATGAGCTGGTAGTTGCCGGAAAAACGGGGCATGTTGAGGCAGTCATGGTTTATTTTGATAAAACAAAAACCAACTATTCCAAGCTACTGAATGCCTATTGGTTTACCATTGATCCGCTAACTCCTGGCCGGCAGTTTTGTGATACTGGTGCGCAATATCGTAGTGCAATCTTTTATCGCGATTCTGAGCAAAAAGAACAAGCTGAAACCTCGAAAAAGATGCTGGATCAATCCGGTAGATTTACTAAGCCGGTAGTGACTGAAATCTTACCCGCGACAGAATTTTATCGAGCTGAAGAGTATCATCAGGATTATTATCAGAAAAATCCGTTGCGATATAAATATTACCGGAATAATTGCGGACGGGATAAACGCTTGGAAGAATTGTGGGGAATGCGGCATTAA
- the msrB gene encoding peptide-methionine (R)-S-oxide reductase MsrB yields MNRRTFLQGMSLATALPVSMFFIPDQSLAITVNDAPIERLKKSPKEWRSLVSSEAFRVLFHEHTEHPGSSELNHEHREGTFICAACYLPLFESQYKYESGSGWPSFTQPISGHVGTKRDFKLIILRIEYHCARCGGHQGHVFKDGPPPRNERWCNNGVALKFIRKEDQLPALRG; encoded by the coding sequence ATGAATCGGCGTACCTTTCTGCAGGGAATGAGTTTAGCCACTGCATTACCCGTGTCGATGTTTTTTATTCCCGATCAATCGCTTGCCATAACCGTTAATGACGCGCCGATTGAGCGACTGAAGAAATCTCCTAAAGAGTGGCGTAGCCTGGTGTCTTCAGAAGCTTTCCGGGTATTATTTCACGAGCACACTGAACATCCGGGCAGCAGCGAATTGAATCACGAACATAGAGAAGGAACTTTCATATGTGCTGCATGCTATCTGCCGCTATTTGAAAGTCAATATAAGTACGAGAGCGGAAGCGGATGGCCAAGTTTTACACAACCTATTTCTGGGCACGTTGGTACTAAGCGTGATTTTAAATTGATTATTCTGCGGATAGAGTATCACTGTGCACGTTGTGGAGGGCATCAGGGTCATGTTTTTAAGGATGGCCCGCCACCCAGAAATGAACGATGGTGCAATAATGGAGTGGCGCTAAAATTTATTCGGAAAGAGGATCAACTACCAGCGCTCAGGGGGTAA